A window of Gemmatimonadales bacterium genomic DNA:
CGATCACGATGGGCGTGGGGACGATCCTCGACGCGCGGCGCGTGGTGCTGATCGCGTTCGGCGAGCACAAGGCCGACGTCGTCGCGCAGGCCGTCGAAGGACCGGTCACCGCCCGCATCGCCGCCAGCTACCTGCAGCAGCACCCCGCCGCGACGGTGGTGCTCGACGAGGCGGCGGCCGCCGGCCTCACGCGCTACCGGAGCCCGTGGCTCCTCGGGCCCGTCGCCTGGACCGACCCGCTGATCCGCAAGGCCGTGGTGTGGCTCGCCCGCAAGCTCGAGAAGCCCATCCTCAAGCTCACCGAGGAGGACTACAACGAGGCCGGCCTCCAGGACCTCGTGGCGGGCCGCGGCCCCGCGTACGACATCAACGTGGACGTGTTCCGCGCGATGGCCGAGACCGTCACCGGCTGGCCGGGCGGCAAGCCGCAGGCGATGAAGCGCCCCGGCGACATCGACCGCCCCGCGGACGCGGTGTTCCCCAAGCGCGTGCTGGTCTTCTCGCCGCATCCCGACGACGACGTGCTCTCGATGGGCGGCACGCTGCTGCGGCTCCAGGAGCACGGCCACGAGGTGCACGTGGCCTACCAGACCTCGGGCAACCTGGCCGTGTTCGACGCCGACGCGATCCGCTTCGCCGAGTTCGCCCAGGACTTCAACCGCATCTTCGCGATCAGTCCCGAGGAGGCGGCGAAGATCGAGCGGCACATCGAGGACCAGCTGCGCAGGAAGCGCCCGGGCCAGGTCGACAGTTTCGAGGTCCGGCGGATCAAGACCCTGATCCGCGAGGGCGAGGCGCGGGCCGCCGCGCGGGTGTGCGGGATCCCGGTGGAGCGGCTGCACTTCCTGCGGCTGCCCTTCTACGAGACCGGCACGGTGCGCAAGCTCCCGCCGGGCGAGGCCGACGTGGCGGGCATCGCCGCGCTGCTCGAGGAGGTGAAGCCGCACCAGGTCTACGCCGCCGGCGACCTCACCGATCCGCACGGCACGCATCGCCTGTGCTGGCAGGCGCTGCAGCAGGCGCTGGCGCGCGTGAAGGGGAAGCGCTGGTTCCGCGACTGCGAGGTGTGGCTGTACCGCGGCGCGTGGCAGGAGTGGGAGCCCGAGCGGATGGACATGGCCGTGCCGCTCAGCCCGTCCGAGGTGGTCCGCAAGCGCGACGCGATCTTCAAGCACCAGTCGCAGAAGGACCGCGCGATGTTCCCCGGTCCCGACGAGCGCGAGTTCTGGCAGCGCGCCGAGGTCCGGAACCGCGAGGCGGCGAAGCTCTACGACCGGCTCGGCCTCGCCGAGTACGAAGCGATCGAGGGCTTCGTGCGCTGGAAGGCGATCGCCGGCTAGCCGTTCCAGCTCGCCGGCGGCGGGGAGCCCGTGGCGAAGGCCGCCAGGCGCCTGATCCGCGGCGCCGCCGCGCTGCGGGTCACGGCGAGCCGCAGGGCCTCGAGCCGGAGCACCGGCACCGGCTGGATCCGCTTGTGGCCGATCGCGGTGCCGGCGCCGAGCGGGACCCAGTGCCCCTCGGCGAGTCCCTCGAGCCAGTACTCCCGCACCCGCTCGCCGCCCGCGAGGTCCTCCTCGATCACGACGTGGTCCACCAGGGCGGGCGCCGGAGGCCGCAGCACCACCTCGCGGCCCGCGCCCGCGCGCTCGGCCAGCGGCGTGCCGAAGCGACGCCGGATCTCGTCACCGAGCTCTCTGGCACGCCGGGCGTCGGCCGCCGGGATGCGGCCGGTGCGGTCCGGCGGGAGGTTGAGCAGCAACTGCGCGCCCCGGCCCACCGAGCGGTAGTAGATGTCCAGCAGGGCGTCGAGCGGGAGCAGGTTGCCCGCGTTGGTGGGGCTCCAGAACCAGCGCGGCCGCCGGATCGAGACGTCCACCTCGTCGGGCAGCCACGCGTCGCCGTCGGGGGTGCCGTCCCTCGCGGTGGCCTCGCCCGTGGCCGCGGCCCGGCGCGGCAGCGCGTTCCACGCCGGGTACGGTGCGAAGCCGTCCTCGTTGCCCACCCACCGGATCGTGGCCTGCGGCCCCTGGAAGACCATCGCGCGCGGCGCGTGGGACCGGAGGACGTCGCCCACCGGCACCACGATGCTCCCGTCGAACCAGACCTCCACCAGCTCGCCGTAGCGCGTCAGCAGCTCGGTGAGCTGGCGGCGGTACGTCGCGTCGTAGGCCGCCTGCCGCTCCGGCGTCGCGCACCGGCCCCGCACGGCCGCCCCGAGGTGGTCGTCGCGCGGCGAGAGGTACACCCCGAGCCCGAGGCCGCGGCGGCGGCACGAGGCCGCGAGGTCGGCCATCACGTCGCCCGCGCCGCGCCGCCACGGCGCGTTGCGGACGCCGTAATCCGTCGTGCGGGTCTGCCACAGGCAGAAGCCTTCCTGGTGCTTGGCGACCAGCACGACGTAGCGCGCGCCGAGATCGGCGGCCACGCCTGCCCATTGATCGGTGTCCACGTCCGGATCGAAGGCGGAGACCGGCATCGTCCCGGGATCCAGCTCGCTGGCCCGCCAGGTGGCCGGCCCGAAGTGGACGAACATGCCCAGCTCGAGGTCGGCCCAGTGAAGCTGGTTGCCAGTCGGAAGTGCCAAGGAGGAAGTCCCGGGCCCACCCCACCCGGCGGCCCGGCGCAGCACCGAAGGGAACAGCGCGCCCGCCGCAGCGAGCGACCTCACGAACTCCCGGCGATCGGTCACGGAAGGCAAAGATACGCGCGCCCGTGCGCGCGGCACTACCGCGGCCGGTAGGGGAACATCCCGACGACGCCGCGCCCCTGCCCCGAAACCCGCACTACCGCCCGTCGCGGTTCCGCGGATATTTCCCGCTCGTGAACGCGCCCGCTCGCAAGGCCGTGATTCTCGCCCGCGGCCTCGGCACCAGGATGCGCCGGGACGACGCGGCCGCCGCGCTCGACTCGAGCCAGGCCGCCACGGCCGCCGCCGGCCTCAAGGTGCTGATGCCCCTGGGCGGCAGGCCGTTCGTCCACTACGTGCTCAGCGCGCTGGCCGACGCCGGCTACGCGGACGTGTGCCTCGTGATCGGCCCCGACCGGCCGGAGGTGCGCGACCACTTCGAGCGCGAGGTCAAGCCGCGGCGGATCCGCATCGCGTTCGCCGTCCAGGACCGGCCGCTCGGCACCGCCGACGCGGTGCTGGCGGCCGAGGCGTTCGCCGGCGCCGACCGCTTCCTCGTCATCAACTCGGACAACTACTACCCGATCGAGGCGTACCGCGGTCTCCGGACGATGGACGGCGCGGGCATCGCGGCGTTCTGGCGGAAGACGCTGGTGTCCGACGGCAACCTGCGGCCCGAGCGCGTCGCCGGATTCCCGGTCATCGAGCAGGACGCCTCGGGATACGCGACCCGGCTCGTCGAGGCGGCCGACGCCGCGCTGCCGCCGGACGCCGACGCCCTGATCAGCATGAACTGCTGGATGTTCACCCCGCGGATCTTCGCGGCCTGCCGCGCCATCCCCCCCTCGGCCGGCGGCGAGCTGGAGATCCAGGCCGCCGTCCGGCTCGCGATGCGCGAGGGCGAGCGATTCCGCGTGCTCGCGCTCCGCGCGCCGGTGCTCGATCTCACGGCCCGTGGCGACGTCGCCTACGTGACCGGGCGCCTCGCTGGCGCCCGGGTGGAGCTGTAGCCATGGCTGCGGACCCGCTGCTCGACCAGGCGCTCGCGACCCTGCGCCGCCTCGGCGGCACCTCCGACGAGGTGCGCCGCTACTTCGTGCCCGGCCGGATCGAGGTGCTGGGCAAACACACCGATTACGCCGGCGGGCGCAGCCTGCTGTGCGCCGCCGAGCGCGGGATGTACTTCGCGGTCGCGCCGCGGAGCGACGACCGGATGCGCATCGCGGACGCCCGGCTGGGCGAGACCGTGGAGTTCGTGATCGACGCGGGAGCGCGCGCCGCACCGGGACACTGGTCCAACTACCCGATGACCATGGCGCGCCGCCTGGCGCGCAACTTCCCCGGCCGCTGGACCGGCGTGGACGTCGGGATGGTGGGCGACCTGCCCCTCGCGGCGGGCATGAGCAGCTCGAGCGCGGTGTCCATCGGCTACTACGTCGCGCTCGCCGACGCCAACGCGCTCGAGCGGCGGCCGGAATACACCGAGAACGTGCACACGATGGAGGACCTCGCGGGCTACCTGGGCACGGTCGAGAACGGCCGCACCTTCGGCACGCTGCGCGGGGACACGGGCGTCGGGCTCGCGGGCGGCAGCGAGGACCAGACGGCCATCCTGTGCTGCCGCGCCGGCGAGCTGAGCCAGTACTCCTTCTGCCCGGTGCGCCACGAGCGCAACATCCGCCTGCCGGCGGGCTGGACCTTCGCGGTGGGCGTGACCGGGGTGGTCGCGGACAAGAACGCCGCGGCGCAGGAGAAGTACAACCGCGCCGCGCGGCTGGTGGACGAGGTGATGCGGGTGTGGCGCGGGGCGACGGGCCGCGACGACCTGTGGCTCGCGGACGCGCTGGCGTCGTCGCCCGACGCGCTCCCCCGCTTCCGGGCGCTGCTGGCGCCCACCTCCGACCTGCTGGACCGGTTCGAGCAGTTCGAGGTCGAGAACGCCGAGATCATCCCGGCCGTCGGCGACCTGCTCGCCGCGGGCGACGTGAAGGGCGTCGGGCCGCTGGTGGACCGCTCGATGGAGCGGGCGGTGCGCCTGCTCAAGAACCAGATCCCCGAGACGATCGCCCTGGCCTCCGGCGCACGCACGCTGGGCGCCGCCGCCGCGTCGGCGTTCGGCGGCGGCTTCGGCGGCGCGGTCTGGGCGCTGGTGGCCGGGCGCGACGCCGAGGGCTTCCTCGCCCGCTGGGCCGACGGCTACCGCCGGGCCTTTCCCGCCTGCGCCGGGCGCGCCGAGTTCTTCCTCACCGGGGCGGCGCCGGCGATGCGACGCGTCTAGCCGCGGCGAAACGCGCCGGCCGCCGGCTCCGTAGGACGGCGCGTGACCCGTCCGCGCGCGGGCGCCCCCGGCCCCATCGCGCCGCGCACCGACTCTGCCACCGCAGCCTCGAAGGAGAAAGCCGATGCACCGAATCCTCCGCGCCGTGAGCCGCGCCCTGCCCCGCGCGGCGATGCTCCTCCTCGTCGCCGCCGCGCCGCTCGCCGCGCAGACCAAGCTGCTCCGCTTCCCCGACATCCACGGCGACCGCGTCGTCTTCACCTACGCGGGCGACCTGTGGACGGCACCGGCGACCGGCGGCACGGCGGTCCGGCTCACGGCGCACCCCGGCCTGGAGCTGTTCGCCAAGTTCTCGCCCGACGGGCAGTGGATCGCCTTCACCGGCCAGTACGACGGCGACGAGCAGGTGTACGTGATTCCGGCGACGGGGGGCGTGCCGCGCCAGCTGACCTTCTACCCGGCCCGCGGCCCGCTGCCGCCGCGCTGGGGCTACGACAACCAGGTCTACGGGTGGACGCCGGACGGCAAGGCCGTGCTGTTCCGCTCCCTGCGCGACGGCTGGGACCTGGCCGACAACCACCTCTACACGGTCCCGCTGGAGGGCGGCCTCCCCACGCCGCTGCCGATGCCGCAGGCCGGCGCGGGCGACTTCTCGCCCGACGGCCGGCGGGTGGCCTACTCGCCGCTGTTCCGCGACTTCCGCGCCTGGAAGCGCTACCAGGGCGGCTGGGCCGAGGACCTGTGGGTGTTCGACCTCGCGACCCACGCGGCCCGGAACATCACCCACAACCCGTTCACCGACCGCGACCCGATGTGGATCGGCAACCGGATCTACTTCGCTTCCGACCGCTCCGGAACGCTCAACCTGTACACGAGTCTGCCGGACGGCACCGACCTGCGGCAGCTCACGGCCGACAGCACCTGGGACGTGCGCTGGCCGAGCGCGGACGAGACGGGGCAGATCGTCTACGAGCTGGACGGCGAGCTGCACGTGCTCAACACCCGCGACGACTCGGACCGGAAGATCGACATCGTCGTGCCGGACGACCAGCTCGCGGCGCGGCCGCACCACCAGTCGGTGGCGCGCCAGGTCGAGGACTTCGCGCTCAGCCCGAGCGGCACGCGCGCCGTGTTCACGGCCCGCGGCGACGTGTTCACCGTGCCCGCCGAGCACGGCCCCACGCGCAATCTCACCCACAGCTCCGACGCGCACGAGAAGGGGGCGCGCTGGTCGCCGGACGGCCGCAAGATCGCCTTCATCTCCGACCGGACGGGCGAGGAGGAGCTGTACCTGATCGACCAGGACGGCTCGGGCGCGCCCGAGCGGCTCACGACCAACGGCGACATGATGCGCTACCCGCCCGTCTGGTCACCCGACGGCCGGTACCTCGCCTTCGCCGACAAGGTGGGCCGGCTGTGGGCGCTCGAGCTGGCCACCAAGCGCCTCACCGAGGTGGCGCGCGACTCCAGCGGCACGATGTACGACCAGAGCTGGTCGCCGGACAGTCGCTGGCTCGCCTTCAGCCTGGCCCACGCCAGCGGCTTCCGCTCGGTGTACGTGTGGGGGCTGGGCGATCACGTCCTGCACCAGGTGACCGACGCGATGACGGGCTCGTACGAGCCGGTCTTCGACCGCGAAGGCAAGTACCTCTTCTTCCTCAGCGACCGGGAGTATCACCCGCAGCTCAGCTCGCTCGAGTGGGACTTCGCCGGCAACCGCACCACCGGGATCTTCGCGCTGGCGCTCCGGAAGGACGTGCCGCCGCCGTTCCCGCCGCAGAGCGACGAGGTGAAGCCCGACACCACCGCCGCCGCGGCGCCCGCGGCCGCGCCCGCCCCGGCGCGCGGCCGGCACGCGGCGCCGGCGGCCGACACCGCCCGGACGTCGCCCAAGGGCGCCCCGGCCCCCGTCGCCATCGACTTCGACGGTCTCGCGGGTCGCATCGCGCCGGTCCCGGTGCCCGCCGACAACTACAGCGGCCTGGTGGCCGTGAAGGGGAGCCTCCTCTACCTGCGCCAGCCGGCCGGCTACTACGGCCGCTCGACCGACGAGCACTCGGCGCTGCTCGTCTTCAGCTTCGAGGGCCGCAAGGTCACCACCCTCGCCGAGGACGTCGGCGGGTATGCGCTCTCGCCCGACGGCGCGAAGGTGCTGGTGCAGCAGGGCGGGGCCTACAACCTCTACGACGCGAGCGCCACGGGCGCGGCATCGAAGAAGACCGTGTCCACCGAGGGCCTGCAGGCCGACGTGGTGCCGCAGCAGGAGTGGGCGGAGATCTTCGAAGAGGTGTGGCGGCGGTTCCGCGACTTCTTCTACGTGCCGAACATGAACGGCTACGACTGGAAGGCGCTGCACGACCGGTACCGGCCGCTGCTCCAGTACGTCGGCCACCGCTCCGATCTCGACTACGTGCTGCAGGAGATGATCGCGGAGCTGAGCAACTCGCACACCTACATCTCGGGCGGCGACTACGGCGACGTGCCCGCCCGGCCGCCGGTGGGGCTGCCCGGCGCGCGCTTCGCCCTGGACGCGGCGACGGGGCGCTACCGGATCGCGTCCATCATGCAGGGCGACAACGCCGAGGCGCCGTACCGCTCGCCGCTCACGGCCATCGGGGTGGACGCGCGGGTGGGCGACTACGTCCTGGCCATCGACGGCGTGGACCTCAGGGCGCCGGAGAATCCCTACCGGCTGCTCCGCTACAAGGCGGACCGGCCGGTCGTGCTCACGCTGAACGCGCGGCCCACCAGCGACGGCGCGCGGCAGGTGACCTACCAGCCCATCGCCAGCGAAACCAACCTGGTCTACTACGACTGGGTCGCGGCCAATCGGCGGCGGGTGGACTCGCTCAGCCACGGCACGGTCGGGTACCTGCACCTGCCGGACATGGGCGCGGACGGCATCAGCGAGTTCATCAAGTGGTACTATCCGCAGATCCGGATGGAGGGGCTGGTCGTCGACGAGCGCGGCAACGGCGGCGGCAACGTCTCCTCGATGATCATCGCGCGGCTCAGCCAGCAGCTGCTGGCCACGCGGTTCTCGCGCGACAACGACTTCCCCGGCACCTACCCGAACGGGCCGATCTTCCACGGCGCCCTGGCCGCGCTCCTCAACGAGACCTCGGCGTCGGACGGCGACATCTTCCCGGCCATGTTCAAGCAGGCCGGCCTCGGCCCCCTGATCGGCCAGCGGTCGTGGGGCGGCGTGATCGGGATCACCGGCCACGGGCCGCTCTTGGACGGCGGCAACGTCAACGTCCCGGAATTCGGGTTCGCCAGCGCCGACGGCCGCTGGATCATCGAGGGCCACGGCGTGGATCCGGACATCGTGGTCGAGAACGACCCGGCGTCGGTGATCGCCGGCCGCGACCCGCAGCTCGAGCGCGGGGTGGCGGAGGTGCTGCGCCAGATGCAGGAGCATCCGAAGCGGCTGCCGACGCGGCCCGCTCCGCCGGTCAAGGCGCCGCCCGGCATGCGCTAGCGCCCTGCCGGCCCGCTGACGCGAAGGCCGGGGTCCGACGCGGACCCCGGCCTTCGTGCGTCCCGTCACGGCCCGGCGGCGCCGTCCCGCCGCCCGGGCCTCGCCGCCCTAGCTCCCGGACCGGCTGGTGGCGCCGATGAACTGGGCGATGCTGCCCTTGAGCTGCGCCAGGTCGGGCTCGTGCAGGTACATCATGTGCCCGGCGTCGTAGTACTTGAGCGAGATGTGGCTCCGCAGGTCCGGCCGCAGCCCCAGGTGGTCCATCGTGTACTCGGTCGCGAAGAACGGCGTCGCCAGGTCGTAGTAGCCGTTCTCCACCTCGACCCGGAGGTTGGGATTGTAGGTCAGCGCCTGGGCCAGGTCGCCGCCCACGTACGGCGTCCCCCGCCAGCCGCCCCCGCCGCGGCGCCCGCCGCGGCTCCAGTTCCACTCCACGTTGCCGCCCACCGCGTAGCGCTGCTCCCCGCCGTAGCGCAGCTCGTCCTTGAGGTAGGAGTTGATCGCCGCGGTGAACGCGCCGGTGATGGCGTCGGACTGCGGATCGCTGAACGCGTTCTCGGCCAGCAGGTCCGCCTCGGGGCCGCTGAACCGCGCGTCGAGCCGGCCGGTCACCAGCCCGCGGGAGCGCTGCAGCTCGGCCATGTACTGCCCGAGGTCCACCCGCAGGTTCGCCTTGTCGAGGTAGTCGGCCCCGAGGCCGGTGTACGCCGCCAGCTGCCGGATCACGGCGGCCCGCTCGTCCCCCGCGAGGCCGGAGCCTTTCTCCAGCGCCGCTGCGTACGGCCCGGCGGCGAACTGCCGCACCGTGTCGAGGAAGGCCGCCAGGCTCGCCGGCCGGGCGATCGCGTGGTGGTACGCGGCGACGGCGGCGTAGCTGGGCAGGTACAGCACGTACGAGACGTCGTGACCCGGTGCGAAGTTCAGGGTCTCGAAGTCGAGCACGTTCGAGATCAGCACCACGCCGTTGAAGTCCATCCCCTCGTCGCCCTGCAGCCGGTTGACCAGCACCGCCGAGCGCGTCGTGCCGTAGCTCTCGCCGATCAGGTACTTGGGCGAGTTCCACCGCCCGTTGCGCGACACGTACTGCCGGACGAACTGCGCCAGCGACCTGGCGTCCTCGTCGATCCCCCAGAAGTCCTTGCCGGTTCCCTTCCCCACCGGCTTGCTGAAGCCGGTGCCGATGGGATCGATGAACACCATGTCGGTGACGTCGATCAGGCTGTTGGCGTTGTCCACCAGGCGGTAGGGCGGCGGCGGCGTGGGCTCCGCGTCGCTGGTGACGATGCGCCGGGGGCCGAAGGCCCCCATGTGCAGCCAGGCGGAGGCCGAGCCGGGGCCGCCGTTGTACACGAAGGCGAGGGGGCGCCGGCTCGCGTCCGGCGCGTCGGTGCGCGTGTAGGCCGTGTAGTACAATCTCCCGATCGGCGCGCCCGAGTCGCTCCGCAGGATCAACGTCGCCGCCATCGCCCGGTACGGCACGGACACGGAGCCGATGCGCAGCGTGTGGAGCGTGACCGACGAGTCGGGCACCGTGTCCGACGCCGCCTCCGACCTCACGGCCGAGTCGCGCGCGGCACCGCCCTGCTCGGCGGCTGCGGGCTGCGGACGCCGGGGCCGCTGAGCCTGGGCCGAGGGCACGATGACGAGGGCGGCGAGCAGCGCGGGGGCGAACGGGACGGGACGCATGCGACCTCCTTCGGGAGCGGGTTGACGCCCGGTCGAACGGATGTGGTGAAGTGGCGAGCAGAATACACCCAGGATGCCCGCGAGATTCAAGGGCCGGCCCGCTCGGCCCGCGCGGACCGGCCCACGCCCCCGGGGCTATCCGCCAGCCCGGAGCGCCTCGACCGGACTGATCCGGAGGGCGGCCCTGGCCGGCGAATACGACGCGACCAGGGCTACGAGGGTGAGCAGCGCCCCGACCACCGCGAACGTCGCCGGGTCGCCCGGCCCGACTCCGTAGAGCTGGCTCCTGATCACGCGCGTGGCAGCAGCGGCCCCAGCGAGACCCAGCACAACGCCGACGAGGGCGAGAGCAAGCCCGTGACGGAGGACCATGTGCAGCACATCGGCCGTCCCGGCGCCGAGGGCGACGCGGACGCCGATCTCGTGCGTGCGCTGACGCACGGCGTACGCGACCACGCCGTAGAGGCCGACGGTGGCGAGGAGGAGGGCGATCCCGGCAAACGCCCCGAGGAGCGTCAGCAGGAAGCGCGGCTCGGCACGCAGGTCCGCCAAGGCCATGCGCACGGTCCGGGCGCGGAGCACGTGGATGGCCGGTTCCATCCGCACAATCGACCGGGTCAGGAACGGCAACAGCGCCGCAGGGCTCTCGCTGCGCGCCAGGATGGTCGCATGGGTTCCGGTGCCGGCGAGAGGCTGGTACACGGCCGGCTGGGGTGGCGCACCTTCCTCGCCGGGCAGCCTCGGATCGGCGACCACACCGACGACGGTCCACCACGGGACTCGGTCGCCGAAACGGAACCGGGCACCGAGCCACGCTCCGGCAGGCAGGTACTGACGCGCGAAGGCACGGCTCACGACGGCCTCATGATCGCTCGAATCCGCGCTGAAGACCCGACCTGCGAGGAAGGCGATCTCGGCCGCTCGGAAGTAGTCCGGAGTCACATTGTTGAAGGCAAGCATGTGGAACTTCGCCCCGCGCTCCGGCGGCTGGCCTTGCACCGCCAACGTTGCCATCAGAGCGCTGCCGGTCCACGGGCTCATGAGCGCACCGGACACGGCCTGGACCCCGGGCATCACGCGCGCCCGCTCCACAATCCGCGCAAGCAGCTGAGCCCGGACAGCCGGCGACGGCAAGCGATCGGCTGGGAGTTCAAGCTCCACGGACAAGAGCCCAGCCGGGTAGAGACCTTCGTCGGCAGTTGCGCGCGTCGCCAGGGAACGCACCAGCAGACCCGCCGCGATCAGGAGCACCATGGAGACGGCGACCTCGCCAACGACCAGACCGTGGCGAAGGTGACGCGAGGATGGCCGGCCCGCCGTGCTGCGTGCCGTGTCCTTCAGGCTCTCGCCCATCTGGTGCTCGGTCGCGAACCACGCCGGCGCGAGACCGAACAGCATCCCGGTGCAGCACGCCAGACCCAGCGCGAATGCGAGAACGTGAGGATCGAGGCGGATCTGTGCCAGAGCCGTCATGGTCGGGATGCGCGGATGGAGCACGGCGACAAGCGGAACGCCACGCCACGCGAGGAGCACGCCGAGGCCCCCCCCGCCGAGCCCAAGCAGGACGCTCTCGGTCAGGAGCTGGCGGACCAGCCTCCCACGGCCCGCGCCGATCGCGGTCCGGATCCCGAATTCGCGCTGTCTCGACCACGCGCGCATGAGGAGAAGGTTCGTGACGTTCGCGCACGCGATGAGCAGGACCAAGCCGACCGCGCCGAGCAGCAGCGTGAGCGTGCTGCGGTACCATCCCTGGAAGGCGTCACGCACCGCGACCAGGTTGGCGCCCGGAGCGTTCGGTCCCATGCTGGGATCGCTGGCGGCAAGCGCACCCAGCTCACGCGCTGCCTGGTCCACTGTCACGCCGCGGCGCAGCCGGCCCAGCGCCGCCACGCGATCTGCACCCGTGCCCGACGGCAGGGGTAGGAAGACCTGAGGCTGATCGAGGTCGTAGAACAGGGCCAGGCCGAAGTCGCGCGGCATGACACCGATCACGATGTACGGGCGCCCGTCGATCGTCATCGTGCGTCCCAGCGGGCTGCTGCTCGCTCCGAAGCGACGCCGCCAGAGAGCTTCGCCGATCATGACGACGGCGGGCGCGCCCGACCGTGCATCCTCGGTCGTGAAGGCGCGGCCCAGCAGCGGGCGCACGCCGAGGAACGGCAGGAGGTTTGGCGCCAACCCCTTGCCACTCACCAGCTCGGGCTCCCCGGCGCCGCTCAGCGTCCATTGCGCAGACGTATACTCGACGATGCCCTCAAGACTGTGGCCGCCGGCACGCCACGCGTCCACGACGTCGCGGCTCGGCGAGATGGAGGCCTGCCCATGGAAGACCAGTTCGTCCACCGCCACCAGCCTATCCGCATCACGGTACGGCAGCGGCTTCATCAGCAAGTCATGCACGGCACAGTAGATCGTCGTCGTGGCGCCGATCCCAAGGCCGATCGTCGCCACGACCAGCAGCGAGAAGCCCGGCGAACGCACGAACTGGCGGCCGGCAAACCGCAGATCCTGGCCCAGGTCGGAGAGCCACGCGGTAACACGGCTGCGCACGACGCCCGGCCGCTCGACCGCCCGGCAGAAGGCTCGCAGGTCCTCCACGTCTCCGAAGCGCTGCAATGCCTCCGCCCGCGCCGCGTCGGGCGGCATCCCCGCCGCGACCAGGTCCTCGACCCGGCGCTCCAGATGAAACGCCACCTCCTCGTCCAAATCGCGGGTGATGTGCGCGAAGGCACGGAACGGCAGGCGGAACAGGCGCCGCATGCCGGCGGGAAGCCCTGCTACGGAGCGGTCGCCCACCGCGCCGCCCTACCTCGCCTCGAGGATGCGCGCGGCGGCGGCCGAGAACCGGCGGAACGTCTCCGCCTCGGCCCGAAGGATGCGCCTGCCCCGCGGAGTCAGGGAGTAGAACTTCGCCCGGCGGTTGTTCTCGGAGAGCCCCCACTCGGCGCGGACCGCGCCGCCCTGCTCCAGGCGGTGGAGCGACTTGTACAGCGCCGCATCCACGATCTCCAGCTCTCCCGCCGTGCGCTCCTCGATCCACTTCGCCACGGCGTAGCCGTGCATCGGCCCCCAGGACAGCGTCTTGAGGACCAGCACGTCGAGAGTGCCGTAGAGGAGTTCGCGAGGCTCGCGCGACAACGGTGCTCCACTAACCTGGTTAGTGGAACCTAGGTATCGCAGCGACAGTCTGTCAACCACGCCCGAAGTCGGGATTGCCCCGCCGGCGCCCCGCCACGTCGCCTCCTCCGTTCTTCGGCATCAATTCCTCACGCCTCGAATCCCGTCGCGCCCCCGCCCGAGCGACGGCTCACGCCCTCAGGTCATGAACGCCAGCACCAGGATGCCGGCGAACACCGCGACGGCGCCCGCCACCCGGCGCGGGCCGAAGCTCTCCCCGAGCCACAGCCAGCCCGCCAGCGCGGCGATCACCACGCCCACCTCGCGCACCGCGCCCGCGTAGGCCAGCGGGGTCACCGCGTACGCTGCCAGCACGGACGTGTAGGCGACCATCATCAACGCGCCGGC
This region includes:
- a CDS encoding sugar phosphate nucleotidyltransferase; its protein translation is MNAPARKAVILARGLGTRMRRDDAAAALDSSQAATAAAGLKVLMPLGGRPFVHYVLSALADAGYADVCLVIGPDRPEVRDHFEREVKPRRIRIAFAVQDRPLGTADAVLAAEAFAGADRFLVINSDNYYPIEAYRGLRTMDGAGIAAFWRKTLVSDGNLRPERVAGFPVIEQDASGYATRLVEAADAALPPDADALISMNCWMFTPRIFAACRAIPPSAGGELEIQAAVRLAMREGERFRVLALRAPVLDLTARGDVAYVTGRLAGARVEL
- the nagB gene encoding glucosamine-6-phosphate deaminase, giving the protein LDRPCVLGLPTGATPISVYAELVRLHREEGLSFANVETFNLDEYYPITPDELQSYHRFMREHLFDHVDIDPKRVHIPDGTVPADRVAEYVAAYEEAIRDAGGLDLQLLGIGRTGHIGFNEPGSARDSRTRLIFLDRVTRRDAASDFFGLDLVPRRAITMGVGTILDARRVVLIAFGEHKADVVAQAVEGPVTARIAASYLQQHPAATVVLDEAAAAGLTRYRSPWLLGPVAWTDPLIRKAVVWLARKLEKPILKLTEEDYNEAGLQDLVAGRGPAYDINVDVFRAMAETVTGWPGGKPQAMKRPGDIDRPADAVFPKRVLVFSPHPDDDVLSMGGTLLRLQEHGHEVHVAYQTSGNLAVFDADAIRFAEFAQDFNRIFAISPEEAAKIERHIEDQLRRKRPGQVDSFEVRRIKTLIREGEARAAARVCGIPVERLHFLRLPFYETGTVRKLPPGEADVAGIAALLEEVKPHQVYAAGDLTDPHGTHRLCWQALQQALARVKGKRWFRDCEVWLYRGAWQEWEPERMDMAVPLSPSEVVRKRDAIFKHQSQKDRAMFPGPDEREFWQRAEVRNREAAKLYDRLGLAEYEAIEGFVRWKAIAG
- a CDS encoding galactokinase family protein, which encodes MAADPLLDQALATLRRLGGTSDEVRRYFVPGRIEVLGKHTDYAGGRSLLCAAERGMYFAVAPRSDDRMRIADARLGETVEFVIDAGARAAPGHWSNYPMTMARRLARNFPGRWTGVDVGMVGDLPLAAGMSSSSAVSIGYYVALADANALERRPEYTENVHTMEDLAGYLGTVENGRTFGTLRGDTGVGLAGGSEDQTAILCCRAGELSQYSFCPVRHERNIRLPAGWTFAVGVTGVVADKNAAAQEKYNRAARLVDEVMRVWRGATGRDDLWLADALASSPDALPRFRALLAPTSDLLDRFEQFEVENAEIIPAVGDLLAAGDVKGVGPLVDRSMERAVRLLKNQIPETIALASGARTLGAAAASAFGGGFGGAVWALVAGRDAEGFLARWADGYRRAFPACAGRAEFFLTGAAPAMRRV
- a CDS encoding alpha-L-fucosidase, translating into MALPTGNQLHWADLELGMFVHFGPATWRASELDPGTMPVSAFDPDVDTDQWAGVAADLGARYVVLVAKHQEGFCLWQTRTTDYGVRNAPWRRGAGDVMADLAASCRRRGLGLGVYLSPRDDHLGAAVRGRCATPERQAAYDATYRRQLTELLTRYGELVEVWFDGSIVVPVGDVLRSHAPRAMVFQGPQATIRWVGNEDGFAPYPAWNALPRRAAATGEATARDGTPDGDAWLPDEVDVSIRRPRWFWSPTNAGNLLPLDALLDIYYRSVGRGAQLLLNLPPDRTGRIPAADARRARELGDEIRRRFGTPLAERAGAGREVVLRPPAPALVDHVVIEEDLAGGERVREYWLEGLAEGHWVPLGAGTAIGHKRIQPVPVLRLEALRLAVTRSAAAPRIRRLAAFATGSPPPASWNG